One window from the genome of Acinetobacter lanii encodes:
- a CDS encoding GGDEF domain-containing protein, which yields MLQITRTFFKQQRQAFKHSYVNLLEVNNIQKSRVVSCVLIFFHACFYFSIFAHHDFVLFNPEHIPQILSCFQLFILISVLLFVSSYWLQPTRRSEFIFPILCVGFYSGSLMMVGYIAGMMTILTGVFTMGSILAGLLLFERKIMFYASLPCIAVFYVTTLLTVVNTLPYAPLYQAHSMMVAETQTYTLLVNLFATTFIAIVLVTLFNSFLERWRDRERKQQHLMTLDPLTQILNRRGISEQFQRMQQRDTAQCNPLCVAMIDIDFFKKINDQYGHDAGDHVLIRVAQILGSNLREQDHLGRFGGEEFIVIFEQTDIKHAQQILERCRKAIEEHECIYQKHIIRFTASFGLVQISSQDLDEQRVIFSADQQLYRAKHSGRNRICVDQV from the coding sequence ATGCTACAAATAACACGGACATTTTTCAAACAACAACGACAAGCGTTTAAGCACAGCTACGTCAATTTGCTTGAAGTCAACAATATTCAAAAATCACGTGTGGTCAGTTGTGTACTGATCTTTTTTCATGCCTGCTTTTATTTTTCTATTTTTGCACATCACGATTTTGTACTGTTTAATCCTGAGCATATTCCACAAATCCTAAGCTGCTTTCAACTGTTTATTCTGATTTCAGTGCTGTTATTTGTCAGTAGTTATTGGCTTCAACCGACACGGCGCAGTGAGTTCATATTCCCTATCCTGTGTGTCGGTTTCTATAGTGGTTCTTTAATGATGGTTGGCTATATCGCTGGCATGATGACCATCTTGACCGGTGTATTTACCATGGGTTCGATCTTGGCAGGGCTATTGCTGTTTGAACGTAAAATCATGTTCTATGCCTCTTTGCCATGTATTGCGGTATTTTATGTGACTACTTTACTTACCGTAGTTAACACCCTGCCCTATGCGCCACTGTATCAAGCCCATAGCATGATGGTGGCAGAAACCCAGACCTATACCTTATTGGTCAATCTATTTGCCACCACCTTTATTGCTATCGTGCTGGTGACGCTGTTCAATTCATTTTTAGAGCGTTGGCGCGATCGGGAACGTAAACAACAACACTTGATGACCCTTGATCCTTTGACTCAGATTCTAAATCGACGCGGCATCTCAGAACAGTTTCAACGCATGCAGCAGCGCGATACAGCACAATGTAATCCGCTATGTGTCGCCATGATCGATATCGATTTTTTTAAAAAGATCAATGATCAATATGGGCATGATGCCGGTGACCACGTGTTAATCCGTGTGGCACAGATCCTTGGTTCAAATCTGCGTGAACAAGATCATTTGGGGCGTTTTGGTGGAGAAGAATTTATTGTGATATTTGAGCAGACTGATATTAAGCATGCCCAACAAATTTTAGAACGTTGCCGGAAAGCGATTGAAGAGCATGAGTGTATCTATCAAAAACACATCATTCGTTTCACTGCCAGTTTCGGATTGGTTCAAATCTCCTCTCAAGATTTGGATGAACAGCGCGTGATTTTCAGTGCAGATCAGCAACTTTATCGGGCAAAGCACAGTGGTCGTAATCGAATTTGTGTAGATCAAGTTTAA
- a CDS encoding solute carrier family 23 protein, which produces MSNWFPEWRPYQGNAEIRPIGTNEYLPPAQSAVLGVQHVFAMFGATVLAPFLMGFDPNLAIFMSGICTILFFLITGGRVPSYLGSSFAFIGVVIAATGYTASGSGLPNVNLPLAAGGIIACGVLYALFGFIVMATGTRWIEKLMPPVVTGAVVMIIGLNLAPGTVKNVAGNSFNMWMSLVTVLSMGCVAVFSKGLLQRLLLLVGLLTAYLIYYVVSNVMGYGTPIDFASIQNAAWFGVPTFHSPQFDFNAMLIIAPIALILLAENLGHIKAVGAMTGENLDPHIGKAFVADGLATTLSGGVGAPGMTTYGENIGVMAVTRVYSTIVFAIAGVFAVLLGLSPKFGAVIHTIPVAILTGASIVVFGLITIAGAKIWIENKVDFSQNKNLMVAAVTIILGTGDFAMEFGSFNLGGIGTATFVALILNWFFSLREKNAD; this is translated from the coding sequence ATGTCCAATTGGTTTCCCGAATGGCGCCCTTACCAAGGTAACGCTGAGATACGTCCAATCGGTACAAATGAGTATTTACCGCCTGCACAGAGCGCTGTGTTGGGTGTGCAACATGTATTTGCGATGTTCGGTGCCACCGTCCTCGCGCCTTTCCTGATGGGATTCGATCCTAACCTGGCGATTTTTATGTCAGGGATCTGCACCATTTTATTTTTCTTGATCACTGGTGGTCGTGTTCCAAGTTATTTGGGTTCTAGCTTTGCCTTTATTGGCGTGGTGATTGCGGCTACCGGCTATACCGCCTCAGGTTCAGGTTTACCCAATGTCAACTTACCACTAGCTGCAGGGGGCATTATCGCCTGTGGCGTGCTGTATGCCCTGTTTGGCTTTATTGTCATGGCAACAGGAACACGCTGGATTGAAAAACTCATGCCACCTGTGGTGACCGGTGCGGTGGTGATGATCATTGGTCTAAACCTTGCCCCGGGAACAGTTAAAAATGTCGCGGGTAATTCATTCAATATGTGGATGTCTTTGGTCACAGTCTTGAGCATGGGCTGTGTAGCGGTGTTTAGTAAAGGTTTACTGCAACGCTTATTGTTGTTGGTCGGTTTATTGACGGCTTACCTGATCTACTATGTGGTCAGCAACGTGATGGGTTATGGTACGCCAATTGATTTTGCCTCAATACAAAATGCCGCATGGTTTGGTGTTCCTACTTTCCATTCACCTCAGTTTGATTTTAATGCCATGTTGATTATTGCGCCGATTGCGCTGATTTTATTGGCAGAAAATTTGGGTCATATTAAGGCCGTGGGTGCGATGACGGGTGAAAACCTCGATCCGCATATTGGCAAAGCCTTTGTGGCTGATGGTCTTGCAACCACTTTATCGGGCGGTGTCGGTGCACCCGGTATGACCACCTATGGTGAAAATATTGGTGTAATGGCCGTGACCCGTGTCTATTCCACGATTGTGTTTGCGATTGCTGGTGTGTTTGCAGTATTGCTCGGTTTATCGCCTAAATTTGGTGCGGTGATTCATACCATTCCTGTGGCGATCTTAACTGGGGCTTCAATTGTAGTGTTTGGTCTGATCACCATTGCTGGTGCCAAAATTTGGATTGAGAACAAAGTTGATTTTTCTCAAAACAAAAACCTGATGGTGGCTGCCGTGACCATTATTTTAGGCACTGGAGACTTCGCTATGGAATTTGGTAGCTTTAACTTGGGTGGGATTGGGACGGCAACGTTTGTGGCGCTGATTTTAAACTGGTTCTTTAGTTTAAGAGAAAAAAATGCCGATTAA
- a CDS encoding fimbrial protein has protein sequence MKINMGFSLFLIIFSFCSTTHAKLTCQGQLSSYLHADRSPHIYNTFSVDMNYKDSHNIYDFYSYEIKSKNLINCTSDLGVSTGVGKISKFNAFAGNSNIDSSRSTSFDGTGYLFFKIKNTGNEFIDNHAYISFWFKDDLTAWLGTKDFIINSNLINFGQDLNITQVRFYFTDIPTTSIHNIPINIGVLTVNMRDRTAALGGSEVTISQETKIWLNVNPAPIKTCEIDNQTVTLPSIPDIALNGAGAEAGATAFSVVAKCNPQGVARTLTGMMIDNNQVDNTSFVLKNTNTESNVGIKVQDTDLNRPVYYNAGFNFGTTTNSKTYVFITKNFRASYYKLSSDPTLAGLVNSQAIISVSYP, from the coding sequence ATGAAAATTAATATGGGTTTTAGCCTTTTTCTCATCATATTCAGTTTTTGTTCAACAACGCATGCAAAGCTCACATGTCAAGGCCAGCTTTCAAGTTATTTGCATGCAGACAGATCTCCTCATATTTATAACACGTTCAGTGTGGATATGAACTATAAGGACAGTCATAATATCTATGATTTTTATAGTTATGAGATTAAAAGTAAAAATTTAATCAATTGTACCAGCGATTTAGGTGTGTCAACAGGCGTAGGGAAAATTTCAAAGTTTAATGCATTTGCGGGTAACAGTAATATCGATAGTAGTCGTTCTACAAGCTTTGACGGTACTGGTTATCTATTTTTTAAAATAAAAAATACAGGTAATGAATTTATAGATAATCATGCCTATATTAGCTTTTGGTTTAAAGATGACTTGACAGCTTGGCTGGGTACAAAAGACTTTATCATTAACTCAAATCTTATTAACTTTGGGCAAGATTTAAATATCACCCAAGTCAGGTTCTATTTCACGGATATTCCCACAACATCAATTCATAATATTCCAATTAATATCGGTGTATTAACTGTGAATATGCGAGATAGGACAGCAGCCCTAGGCGGTTCAGAAGTTACAATTAGTCAGGAGACAAAAATATGGTTAAATGTGAATCCAGCACCGATTAAAACCTGTGAAATAGACAATCAAACGGTCACTTTACCCAGTATTCCCGATATTGCCTTAAATGGTGCAGGGGCTGAAGCTGGTGCAACTGCATTTAGTGTGGTTGCCAAGTGTAATCCTCAAGGCGTGGCCCGCACGCTCACGGGTATGATGATTGATAATAATCAAGTGGATAATACGTCTTTCGTATTGAAAAATACCAATACTGAAAGCAACGTCGGTATAAAAGTACAGGATACAGATTTAAATAGGCCCGTCTATTACAATGCTGGTTTCAATTTTGGTACAACAACAAATTCTAAGACCTATGTTTTTATAACCAAAAATTTTAGAGCTTCTTATTATAAATTGTCGAGTGATCCTACACTTGCAGGCCTAGTCAACAGTCAAGCGATTATCAGTGTGAGCTATCCATGA
- a CDS encoding chorismate mutase — MNNEKCQSLSQAREKIDQIDQAIVELIASRQHYVDQAVRFKRSEQDVQSPERSEQVIQKVRHLAQEHSVDPNLVENIYRDLIQHFIQRELKEFRP; from the coding sequence ATGAATAACGAAAAGTGCCAGTCGCTGTCACAAGCGCGTGAAAAAATAGATCAAATTGACCAAGCCATAGTAGAGCTGATCGCGAGCCGTCAGCATTATGTGGACCAAGCTGTGCGTTTTAAACGTTCAGAACAAGACGTACAATCGCCTGAACGTTCTGAACAAGTGATTCAAAAGGTGCGACATTTGGCGCAAGAACACAGTGTCGATCCAAACTTAGTGGAAAATATTTATCGCGATTTGATTCAGCATTTTATTCAACGTGAGCTGAAAGAGTTTCGTCCTTAA
- the ilvD gene encoding dihydroxy-acid dehydratase, translating to MPDYRSKTSTHGRNMAGARGLWRATGMKDEDFGKPIIAVVNSFTQFVPGHVHLKDLGQLVARQIEQAGGVAKEFNTIAVDDGIAMGHDGMLYSLPSRDLIADSVEYMVNAHCADAMVCISNCDKITPGMLMASMRLNIPVVFVSGGPMEAGKVKIRGNEHAIDLVDAMVVAADDSFTDEEVAAYERSACPTCGSCSGMFTANSMNCLTEALGLSLPGNGSTLATHANRKKLFEKAGQLIVEITKRHYEQNDYSVLPRSIASKAAFENAMTLDISMGGSTNTVLHLLAAANEAEVDFTMTDIDRLSRKVPVLCKVAPAKQDVHMEDVHRAGGIMSILGELDRAGLLDTSVPTVHEKTLKDALDKWDIMRTEDEEVYTFFKSAPGGVPTQTAFSQDRYYSRLDGDRDNGVIRNVANAFSQDGGLAVLYGNIALEGCIVKTAGVDDSILKFNGTARVFESQDSAVEAILGGKITAGDVVVIRYEGPRGGPGMQEMLYPTSYLKSKGLGKDCALLTDGRFSGGSSGLSIGHVSPEAAEGGAIGLVEDGDRIEIDIPNRSIHLAVDDAVMAERRAAQEAKGWVPAEQRPRKISKALKAYAMHTTSASKGAVREL from the coding sequence ATGCCTGACTATCGTTCAAAAACATCGACACACGGAAGAAATATGGCTGGCGCACGTGGCTTATGGCGTGCAACCGGTATGAAAGACGAAGATTTTGGCAAACCGATTATTGCCGTGGTGAACTCCTTCACTCAGTTTGTACCCGGTCATGTGCATTTAAAAGACTTAGGTCAATTGGTGGCACGTCAAATTGAACAAGCAGGCGGTGTGGCAAAAGAATTTAATACCATTGCAGTCGATGACGGCATTGCGATGGGACATGACGGAATGCTGTATTCATTACCATCACGTGACCTGATTGCGGACTCGGTGGAGTACATGGTCAATGCACACTGTGCCGATGCCATGGTCTGTATCTCGAACTGTGACAAAATTACCCCGGGGATGTTGATGGCATCGATGCGTCTGAACATTCCAGTAGTGTTTGTGTCAGGCGGTCCAATGGAAGCGGGTAAAGTCAAAATCCGTGGCAATGAACATGCAATCGACTTAGTCGATGCAATGGTCGTGGCAGCCGATGACAGCTTCACAGATGAAGAAGTGGCAGCCTATGAACGTTCAGCATGTCCAACTTGTGGTTCATGTTCAGGCATGTTTACCGCAAACTCAATGAACTGTTTGACTGAAGCTTTAGGCTTATCTTTACCGGGCAATGGTTCAACACTTGCAACGCATGCCAACCGTAAAAAGCTATTTGAAAAAGCAGGTCAGTTGATCGTTGAGATCACCAAACGTCATTATGAGCAAAATGATTACAGCGTGTTGCCACGTTCAATTGCCAGCAAAGCCGCCTTTGAAAATGCCATGACGCTAGATATTTCAATGGGTGGTTCAACCAATACCGTACTTCACTTATTGGCAGCAGCCAATGAAGCAGAAGTCGACTTCACCATGACCGATATCGATCGTTTGTCACGTAAAGTGCCGGTACTGTGTAAAGTTGCACCGGCAAAACAAGACGTGCATATGGAAGACGTACATCGTGCCGGTGGCATCATGTCGATTTTGGGTGAGCTAGATCGTGCAGGATTACTCGATACCTCGGTACCAACCGTGCATGAAAAAACCCTCAAAGATGCTTTAGACAAATGGGACATCATGCGTACTGAAGACGAAGAGGTCTATACCTTCTTTAAATCAGCGCCGGGCGGTGTACCAACACAAACGGCATTCTCACAAGACCGTTACTACTCACGTTTAGATGGTGACCGTGACAATGGTGTGATTCGTAATGTCGCAAACGCCTTCTCACAAGATGGTGGTTTGGCGGTACTTTACGGCAACATCGCACTTGAAGGCTGTATTGTGAAAACAGCTGGTGTGGATGATTCGATTTTGAAATTCAACGGCACAGCGCGCGTGTTTGAAAGCCAAGATTCAGCAGTCGAAGCGATTTTGGGTGGCAAAATCACCGCAGGTGATGTGGTGGTGATTCGTTACGAAGGTCCACGTGGTGGACCGGGTATGCAAGAAATGTTGTATCCAACCAGTTACTTAAAATCGAAAGGTTTAGGTAAAGATTGTGCATTGCTGACCGATGGTCGTTTCTCTGGTGGTTCATCAGGTCTATCGATTGGTCACGTGTCGCCTGAAGCGGCGGAAGGTGGTGCGATTGGTTTGGTTGAAGATGGCGATCGTATCGAAATTGATATTCCAAACCGTAGCATTCACTTGGCGGTCGATGATGCTGTGATGGCTGAACGTCGTGCAGCGCAAGAGGCCAAAGGTTGGGTGCCTGCTGAACAGCGTCCACGTAAAATTTCGAAAGCATTGAAAGCCTATGCGATGCACACCACCAGTGCTTCAAAAGGCGCAGTGCGTGAACTCTAA
- a CDS encoding sulfite exporter TauE/SafE family protein, which translates to MLAFVIFVFALAGMIKGTLGLGLPAVSMGLLSLVISPFQAATLLIIPSMVTNVWQLFAEGQVLKLIRRFWPLLLGIIVGSAWSVFPTLGHGSFHSEALLGGMLALYGVYGLFAKSMPNVSKHEHWLSPIMGYLGGALTVATGVVVIPVVPYLQSLHLKRDELVQALGLAFTVSTLCLAVYLHLHPVKDTPIDYQMSLIALLPALIGMWLGTKIRYRIPEQKFRKVFFAGLVIFGLYMVLHQLGWL; encoded by the coding sequence ATGCTTGCCTTTGTAATTTTTGTATTTGCCCTTGCTGGTATGATTAAAGGCACCCTTGGCCTCGGTTTACCTGCGGTATCGATGGGACTATTGAGCTTAGTCATCAGTCCATTTCAAGCAGCGACCTTACTGATTATTCCCTCTATGGTGACCAATGTCTGGCAGTTGTTTGCAGAAGGGCAGGTGCTGAAACTGATACGACGTTTTTGGCCCTTATTGCTCGGGATTATCGTGGGTTCAGCTTGGAGTGTCTTCCCGACTTTGGGGCATGGCAGTTTTCACAGTGAAGCCTTATTGGGCGGTATGTTGGCACTTTATGGTGTGTATGGCTTATTTGCCAAAAGCATGCCGAACGTATCCAAACATGAACATTGGTTATCTCCGATCATGGGCTATTTGGGTGGTGCATTGACCGTGGCCACCGGTGTGGTGGTGATTCCGGTGGTGCCGTATTTGCAATCTTTACATTTAAAGCGCGATGAATTGGTTCAAGCCTTGGGGTTGGCTTTTACTGTGTCCACCTTATGCTTGGCAGTGTATTTACATCTGCATCCAGTCAAAGATACCCCGATTGATTATCAAATGTCGTTGATTGCCTTGCTTCCGGCCTTAATCGGGATGTGGCTGGGCACCAAAATCCGTTATCGCATTCCTGAACAGAAATTTCGTAAAGTATTTTTTGCCGGCTTGGTGATTTTTGGTCTGTATATGGTGTTGCATCAATTGGGCTGGCTGTAA
- a CDS encoding LysR family transcriptional regulator, giving the protein MRLDFFDFQLFLNVMECGSLTKGAEQSAISLQAASERIKKIEQQFQVSLFTRHASGVKLTLAGQSFAEHAQQLMQQSQQLEQAMLPFATGTHSSMTLWCNSSAQSEYLPALLPQYLMENPQLQIELKEAESTDIVHALQQGSAKLGLISSFFDTQNLKSLAFADDPLVLICPIDHALTHKQSLHLKDTLQYAFVGLMQYHSLQQSIESQAKLLGFPIQYRLRLPNFSAMAQVVSNGVGIAIIPKRAAQRLGPHYAFQQVALFGEWANRQLLLAAKDFDQLPQSYQHFSQFLIQNKAHVL; this is encoded by the coding sequence ATGCGCCTGGATTTTTTTGATTTTCAGCTTTTTCTGAATGTGATGGAGTGTGGCAGTTTGACCAAAGGTGCAGAACAGAGTGCCATTTCCCTGCAAGCGGCCAGCGAACGCATCAAAAAAATCGAACAGCAATTCCAAGTCAGTTTATTTACTCGGCATGCTTCCGGGGTCAAGCTCACCCTTGCCGGGCAAAGTTTTGCCGAACATGCGCAACAACTGATGCAACAGTCACAACAGCTCGAACAGGCGATGCTGCCCTTTGCAACAGGCACACACTCCAGCATGACCCTATGGTGTAACTCATCGGCACAAAGTGAGTATTTACCGGCACTGTTGCCGCAATATTTGATGGAAAATCCGCAACTGCAGATTGAATTGAAAGAAGCGGAAAGTACCGATATCGTGCATGCCTTACAACAAGGCAGCGCCAAGTTGGGCTTGATTTCAAGTTTCTTTGATACGCAAAATTTAAAAAGCTTGGCCTTTGCTGACGACCCTTTGGTGCTGATTTGCCCGATCGATCATGCATTGACGCACAAACAAAGTCTGCATTTAAAAGACACGTTACAGTATGCCTTTGTCGGACTGATGCAATACCATTCCTTACAACAGTCGATTGAGTCCCAAGCCAAACTGTTAGGCTTTCCCATTCAATATCGCTTACGTTTACCCAACTTTTCAGCCATGGCACAGGTGGTGTCTAACGGCGTTGGGATTGCGATCATACCCAAGCGTGCAGCGCAACGTTTAGGGCCTCATTATGCTTTTCAACAGGTGGCATTATTCGGTGAATGGGCCAACCGACAACTGTTATTGGCAGCCAAAGATTTTGACCAACTGCCGCAAAGCTATCAGCATTTCAGTCAATTTTTAATTCAAAACAAAGCTCATGTCCTTTAA
- a CDS encoding fimbria/pilus outer membrane usher protein, whose amino-acid sequence MIKCFYSLLFFTSIASISHAQVTKSSDDEKKQIELLVSSKIYSYDTRSFFGGAQFDSDIIKIAQANAVNTGVYSLNTKINQQAIGEQLLSFKHLDSSSTAVLCIDENLLKNLDLKKEIIEKLPKKECLTIKELSPDAYYDLDQSNLSLQISLPLVLINQRPHGYIPPDKFDKGVSSAFLAYQYSHYSSIDHQAKNQSSSYLSVNGGANLFGWNYRHSGYFDSQDHDLKSYHASSHSISTDLLKLKSRLTLGDLLTQNYMNQTVPMRGIQLASDVSMLPNSLRLYTPVIRGIANTNALVSIFQRGNKIFERSVPAGTFEINDLVAMSSDGDLKVQVTENGGEKHSFMVPLQGNMNLVRIGQFNYSSSIGKYRLTQITSDQYIGQFSMQYGLSNYLTLNAGSNYSEPYQDYALGLGVNTFMGAIKLETDFSVENLFEQKIHGQQYRLSYQYHYLPLNSFLSLNSIYQSKKFTTLSQVFSKLNYQDLNQFEIDDYQDNDQLKNQFNISLSKNFSKSKYGSIYLSTSRNNYWKSGNRYDQLSLGYSNFWNKLNYSLSVSQNSNVSTDQNETRWNASLNIPLDLKRRKLYVYSTAQQANTAGNPLNSFIGMSGSGGEHNQFGYSVSANHSRIEHQSKSSIAANLNYNRTQANLNLNTTVVDSQKQQLGINLNGAAVLHRHGLTLTNQLSDTFAIIHAKGAKGAYVQNNQGAKIDRFGNAIYSSLTPYDLNNVGLDSNHLPLDVELSSNQAEVIPRRYSSSLVKFKANAISNLILNIQLSNNNKVPIGTQVKDSKDHIIGVFGQSNQIFLNNIDIVTTGGTIKWGEQSPQLCKIDAMRKNQKNIRKLLILDVECKNEN is encoded by the coding sequence ATGATTAAGTGTTTCTATTCATTATTATTTTTTACTTCCATTGCAAGCATTTCACATGCGCAAGTAACTAAGTCTTCTGATGATGAAAAAAAACAAATCGAACTTTTAGTCAGCAGTAAAATTTATTCATACGACACTCGCTCTTTTTTTGGGGGGGCACAATTTGACAGTGATATCATCAAGATAGCGCAAGCTAATGCTGTTAATACGGGTGTCTACTCACTCAATACTAAAATTAATCAGCAAGCTATTGGTGAACAGCTACTCAGTTTTAAACACTTAGACTCATCGTCCACAGCCGTTTTATGTATTGATGAAAACCTATTAAAAAATTTAGATTTAAAAAAAGAAATCATTGAAAAATTGCCAAAGAAAGAGTGCTTAACCATTAAGGAATTAAGCCCAGATGCCTATTATGATTTAGATCAAAGTAACTTATCTTTACAGATCTCTTTGCCGTTGGTGTTAATCAATCAGCGTCCTCATGGCTATATCCCACCGGATAAATTTGATAAAGGCGTCAGTTCAGCATTTTTAGCGTATCAATATTCCCATTATTCGAGTATCGATCATCAAGCTAAAAATCAGTCCAGTTCTTATCTCAGTGTCAACGGAGGAGCCAACCTCTTCGGCTGGAACTATCGACACTCGGGTTATTTTGATTCACAAGATCATGATTTAAAAAGCTATCATGCTTCATCGCATAGCATTTCAACGGATCTGTTGAAGCTAAAATCAAGATTAACTTTGGGCGATCTACTGACTCAGAATTATATGAATCAGACTGTACCCATGCGTGGGATTCAGTTAGCTTCAGATGTCAGTATGCTACCCAATTCTTTACGTTTATATACCCCTGTGATTCGAGGAATAGCCAATACCAATGCATTGGTCAGTATTTTCCAAAGAGGGAATAAAATTTTTGAGCGCAGTGTACCTGCTGGTACATTTGAAATTAACGACTTAGTTGCGATGTCGAGTGATGGTGATTTGAAGGTTCAGGTCACTGAAAATGGCGGCGAAAAACATAGTTTCATGGTGCCGTTACAGGGCAATATGAACCTGGTACGCATCGGGCAGTTTAATTATTCAAGCTCGATTGGTAAATATCGTTTAACTCAAATCACGAGTGATCAATACATTGGACAATTCAGTATGCAGTATGGATTATCCAACTATCTCACTTTAAATGCCGGATCGAATTATAGTGAGCCTTACCAAGACTATGCATTGGGTCTAGGGGTTAATACTTTTATGGGCGCTATAAAATTAGAAACAGATTTTTCAGTAGAAAATTTATTTGAACAGAAAATTCATGGTCAACAATATCGACTTTCTTATCAATACCATTATCTCCCGCTGAACAGTTTTTTGAGTTTAAATTCAATTTACCAATCCAAAAAATTTACCACACTGAGTCAAGTTTTTTCCAAATTGAATTATCAAGATTTAAATCAATTTGAGATAGATGATTATCAAGACAATGATCAATTAAAAAATCAATTTAATATTTCATTAAGTAAAAATTTTTCAAAGTCTAAATACGGCTCTATTTATCTCAGTACTTCAAGAAATAACTATTGGAAATCAGGCAATCGTTATGATCAGTTGAGTTTGGGCTACTCCAATTTTTGGAACAAACTCAATTACTCATTGAGTGTAAGCCAAAATTCCAATGTCTCTACAGATCAAAATGAAACACGTTGGAACGCCAGTTTAAATATTCCATTAGATTTAAAAAGAAGAAAGCTGTACGTCTACTCTACTGCTCAACAGGCCAACACTGCCGGAAATCCCCTCAATAGTTTTATTGGGATGTCTGGAAGCGGGGGGGAACATAATCAATTTGGATATTCTGTATCTGCCAATCATTCACGCATCGAGCATCAATCCAAATCATCCATCGCAGCCAATTTAAACTACAATCGAACTCAAGCAAATTTGAATTTAAATACCACAGTGGTCGATAGCCAGAAGCAACAGCTCGGTATCAATCTCAATGGCGCAGCTGTATTGCATCGACATGGGTTAACTTTGACAAATCAGCTTTCAGACACTTTCGCAATTATCCATGCTAAAGGGGCTAAAGGTGCCTATGTTCAAAATAACCAAGGAGCCAAAATAGATCGTTTTGGCAATGCGATTTATTCGAGTCTGACGCCCTATGATTTAAATAACGTGGGTTTAGACAGCAACCATTTGCCGCTAGATGTTGAATTAAGCTCGAATCAAGCTGAAGTTATTCCAAGACGTTATAGTTCTAGTTTGGTTAAATTTAAAGCCAATGCAATTTCAAATCTTATTTTAAATATTCAACTCTCTAACAACAATAAAGTACCGATTGGGACTCAAGTTAAAGACTCAAAGGATCATATTATTGGTGTTTTTGGACAGTCTAATCAGATCTTCTTAAATAATATCGATATAGTGACTACCGGAGGGACTATAAAGTGGGGTGAACAATCCCCTCAATTATGCAAAATTGATGCTATGAGAAAAAATCAAAAAAATATTAGAAAATTATTAATATTAGATGTTGAGTGTAAAAATGAAAATTAA
- a CDS encoding fimbrial biogenesis chaperone, translated as MKYFIQGISLAIYLISQNIHAGVVITGTRIIYPSNQSSVTVQLSNPGEHPSLIQSWLDDGNPSSIPEAGKIPFILTPPVTQVLPKKGQMIRLIAHKAEQLPQDRETMYWFNILDIPAVEESDKAQNKLNISIRSRIKFFYRPVKLSTTQEKAFKSANVNYDLSKKKIVINNNSAYYLNFQYLRLNADQKKSEYPESILIQPFETQELSPKIEFTPKKIEYGLINDYGAVQNFEKNIE; from the coding sequence ATGAAATATTTTATTCAAGGGATTTCTCTTGCAATCTATTTAATTTCACAAAATATTCATGCGGGTGTTGTAATTACAGGCACGCGGATCATTTACCCTTCAAACCAAAGCTCGGTGACGGTTCAATTGAGTAATCCGGGTGAGCATCCCTCGCTGATTCAGTCATGGTTAGATGATGGTAATCCATCATCTATTCCAGAAGCTGGAAAAATTCCATTTATTTTAACGCCACCGGTCACGCAAGTCTTACCTAAAAAAGGTCAAATGATTCGTCTGATTGCGCATAAGGCTGAACAACTTCCTCAAGATCGTGAGACCATGTATTGGTTTAATATCTTAGATATTCCAGCAGTTGAAGAATCAGATAAAGCACAAAATAAATTAAATATCTCCATCCGGTCGAGAATAAAATTTTTCTATAGACCCGTTAAATTGAGTACAACCCAAGAAAAAGCATTCAAATCTGCGAATGTAAATTATGATCTATCAAAAAAGAAAATAGTCATCAATAATAATTCAGCCTATTACTTAAATTTTCAATATTTAAGACTGAATGCTGATCAAAAAAAATCTGAATATCCTGAATCTATATTAATTCAACCTTTCGAAACTCAAGAATTAAGTCCTAAAATTGAATTTACGCCTAAAAAAATTGAGTATGGTCTAATTAACGATTATGGCGCAGTACAAAATTTCGAAAAAAATATTGAATAA